The Shumkonia mesophila genomic interval TGGCCGCCATGACCTGCCGGCGGATGGCGGCGGCATCCTCGCCGCGCGGGTTGTCGTCGGTGACGAAGGCCAGGTCGGCCAGGGTGTCGGCGATGCGGCCCATTTGGGGGCGCTTGCCGGCGTCGCGGTCGCCGCCGCAGCCGAAGACGACGAGCAGCCGTCCCTTGACGTGCGGCCGCAGGGTCTTGAGCACGGACTCCAGGGCGTCGGGGGTATGGGCGAAGTCGACGATAATGGGTGCGCCGTTGGGATGGCGGGCCGCCAGCTGCAAGCGGCCACGCACGCCCTCCAGCCCGCCCAGCGCCGCCACCGCCTTGGCGGCGTCGCTGCCGGTGGCGATGGCGAGGCCCAGGGCGCACAGGGCGTTCATCGCCTGGAAGGCGCCGACCAGCGGCAGGACGACGTCGTGGGATCGTCCCTCGACGGCAATCTTCAGCCGCTGGCTCTCGGCCAACGGTTCGCTGCGCTCCAAGCGGATGGCCTCGCCCGCCGTCCCGTAGGTGAGGACGGCGAGGCCGCGCTTGCGGGCCGCCTCGACAAACATCGGCGCCCCGGCGTCGTCGGCGTTGATCACGGCGGCGCCGTCGCCGGCGGTGACGTCGGTGAACAGGCGCAACTTGGCCGCCCCATAGGCGTCCATGGTTCCGTGATAGTCGAGGTGGTCGCGGGTCAGGTTGGTGAAGCCGGCCGCCTTCACCTTGACGCCGTCGAGCCGGTATTGGGCGAGGCCGTGACTGGAGGCCTCGAAGGCCAGATGGCTCACCCCGGCTTCGGCCAGGGCGGCAAGGTCGCGATGGAGGTCGACGGCGTCGGGCGTAGTCAGGCTGCCCTTGGTCTCGACGCCCGGCGCCACGGTGCCCAGCGTTCCCATGCTGGCGGCCTGGTGGCCCAGGCGGGCCCAGATCTGGCGCACGAAGGTGACCGTCGAGGTCTTGCCGTTGGTGCCGGTGACGGCCGCGACGGTGGCGGGCTGCCTATCGTAAAAACGCGCCGCCATCAGGGCCAGGGCGCGGCGCGGGTTCTCGGCATTGATCAGGCGGGCCGGAAGGGTTGGCGGGTAAAGCTGGGTACCGGGTGGAGCGAGCACGGCAACGGCCCCGCGGCCGAGGGCCTCGGCGATGAATTCGCGGCCGTCGGCGTGGGCGCCGGGAAAGGCGGCGAACAGATAGCCGGGCTTGACCTGGCGCGAGTCGCTGGTCAGTCCCGTGATGTCCGTGGTTCCGAATTCGGC includes:
- a CDS encoding UDP-N-acetylmuramoyl-L-alanyl-D-glutamate--2,6-diaminopimelate ligase, coding for MRLADLLSEELQGLAGAAEFGTTDITGLTSDSRQVKPGYLFAAFPGAHADGREFIAEALGRGAVAVLAPPGTQLYPPTLPARLINAENPRRALALMAARFYDRQPATVAAVTGTNGKTSTVTFVRQIWARLGHQAASMGTLGTVAPGVETKGSLTTPDAVDLHRDLAALAEAGVSHLAFEASSHGLAQYRLDGVKVKAAGFTNLTRDHLDYHGTMDAYGAAKLRLFTDVTAGDGAAVINADDAGAPMFVEAARKRGLAVLTYGTAGEAIRLERSEPLAESQRLKIAVEGRSHDVVLPLVGAFQAMNALCALGLAIATGSDAAKAVAALGGLEGVRGRLQLAARHPNGAPIIVDFAHTPDALESVLKTLRPHVKGRLLVVFGCGGDRDAGKRPQMGRIADTLADLAFVTDDNPRGEDAAAIRRQVMAASPRAREIGDRRQAIAAAVAALGPDDVLLVAGKGHETGQIVGDKVIPFDDVTVVSEAVAEVGR